A window of the Planktothrix serta PCC 8927 genome harbors these coding sequences:
- a CDS encoding circularly permuted type 2 ATP-grasp protein, producing the protein MRFQSYDPGEFYDELFVAKGQPRPYAAALIDRINSLSPGDLEIRQEAAKTAMMKLGATFNVYSDSEGTERILPFDLIPRIVSASEWAWLEQGLKQRIHTLNLFIDDIYGEQKIIKDKIIPEELIYSSKGFLKPCMGLKPPKGIWCHITGTDLVRDKEGKWYVLEDNLRCPSGVSYVLENRRVMKTTFPQIFAKLGIQPVDEYPSHLLDALLNLVGDHISNPTVVVLTPGMYNSAYFEHSFLAQQMGVELVEGRDLVVSDGYVQMRTTKGLKRVDVIYRRIDDTFIDPLAFNPESMLGVPGLTEVYRNGRVALANALGTGIADDKVIYAYVPQMIQYYLGEEQILSNVPTYLCWEPKQLEYVLANLDQLVVKAANEAGGYGMLVGTQSTEAERLEFAEKIKANPRNYIAQPTLSLSRVPTLLGDTFEGCHVDLRPYILYGEDIYVHPGGLTRVAMKKGSLVVNSSQGGGSKDTWVLCE; encoded by the coding sequence GTGCGATTTCAATCCTACGATCCAGGTGAATTCTACGATGAACTTTTTGTTGCGAAAGGACAACCTCGTCCCTACGCAGCAGCGTTAATTGATCGGATTAATTCTCTATCCCCAGGGGATTTAGAAATCCGACAGGAAGCGGCTAAAACGGCGATGATGAAATTGGGGGCGACCTTTAATGTCTATAGTGATAGTGAAGGGACAGAACGCATATTACCTTTTGACTTAATTCCCCGCATTGTTTCCGCTTCAGAATGGGCTTGGTTAGAACAGGGATTAAAGCAACGAATCCATACGTTGAATTTATTTATTGATGATATTTATGGAGAACAGAAAATCATCAAAGATAAAATTATTCCTGAAGAATTAATCTATTCTTCTAAGGGATTTCTCAAACCTTGTATGGGATTAAAACCCCCTAAAGGAATTTGGTGTCATATTACGGGAACGGATTTAGTTAGAGACAAAGAGGGAAAATGGTACGTTCTCGAAGATAATTTACGCTGTCCTTCTGGGGTTTCCTATGTGTTAGAAAATCGGCGGGTGATGAAAACAACATTCCCTCAAATTTTTGCGAAATTAGGAATTCAACCCGTTGATGAATATCCCAGTCATTTATTAGATGCTTTGCTGAATTTAGTCGGGGATCATATTAGCAACCCTACCGTTGTTGTATTAACTCCGGGGATGTATAATTCTGCCTACTTTGAACACTCTTTTCTCGCCCAACAAATGGGTGTAGAATTAGTCGAAGGACGGGATTTAGTGGTGAGTGATGGCTATGTGCAAATGCGAACCACTAAGGGTTTAAAACGGGTCGATGTCATTTATCGTCGAATTGATGATACTTTTATTGACCCATTAGCCTTTAATCCTGAATCCATGTTAGGGGTTCCAGGGTTAACGGAAGTGTATCGAAATGGTCGAGTTGCGCTGGCGAATGCGTTAGGAACGGGAATTGCGGATGATAAAGTGATTTATGCTTATGTTCCCCAAATGATTCAATATTATTTAGGAGAAGAACAAATTTTATCCAATGTTCCAACTTATTTATGTTGGGAACCCAAACAACTAGAATATGTGTTAGCAAACCTTGACCAATTAGTTGTTAAAGCCGCCAATGAAGCGGGAGGTTATGGGATGTTAGTGGGAACTCAATCGACAGAAGCAGAACGCCTAGAATTTGCCGAAAAAATTAAAGCGAATCCTCGAAATTATATCGCCCAGCCAACGCTATCTTTATCACGGGTTCCGACTTTATTAGGGGATACTTTTGAAGGATGTCACGTTGATTTAAGACCCTATATTTTATATGGTGAGGATATCTACGTTCATCCAGGAGGATTAACCCGTGTGGCGATGAAAAAAGGGTCATTAGTGGTTAATTCTTCTCAAGGAGGTGGAAGTAAGGATACTTGGGTTTTATGTGAATAA